One genomic window of Arachis hypogaea cultivar Tifrunner chromosome 8, arahy.Tifrunner.gnm2.J5K5, whole genome shotgun sequence includes the following:
- the LOC112707469 gene encoding aspartic proteinase Asp1 has translation MSVKSWRIVALHTVMLFLLFSVIFPLTLSAVSQPRNLKNRNSKTSDTSSAIFQVEGNVYPLGHYTVSLSIGNPPKLYDFDIDSGSDLTWVQCDAPCKGCTKPPDQLYKPKNNLVQCGEELCAGIHLSNEYQCAAPSDQCDYEVEYADQGSSLGVLVRDQITLPYTNGSVVRPRIGFGCGYHQKYFGLNSPPSTAGVLGLGRGIVSFLSQLHALGLIRDVVGHCLSVKGGGFLFFGDDLIPSSGVVWIPMFPSSLEKHYSAGPAKLLFDGKLTSIKDLELIFDSGSSYTYLNSEAYQATVDLVSNDLKRQKLERAIDDDSLPICWKGAKPFKSLGEVKSYFKPLALSFQKAKDLQFQLPPESYLIITKHGNACLGILDGTEVGLEKLNIIGDISLQDKIVIYDNENKKIGWVSANCDRLSVNREVEEGFPRRYATDSGIFSDRCPAIYGTTEK, from the exons ATGAGTGTCAAAAGCTGGAGAATAGTAGCTTTGCACACGGTTatgctttttctgttattttctgtcatttttcCACTCACTTTATCAGCAGTCAGTCAACCCCGAAACCTCAAGAATCGAAATTCCAAAACTTCTGATACTTCCTCAGCTATTTTCCAGGTTGAAGGGAATGTCTACCCTCTTGG GCATTATACAGTGTCCCTAAGCATTGGCAATCCCCCCAAACTATACGATTTTGACATTGACTCTGGTAGTGATCTAACTTGGGTTCAGTGTGATGCACCATGTAAAGGTTGCACCAAG CCACCAGATCAATTATATAAGCCCAAAAACAACCTTGTGCAATGTGGTGAAGAGTTGTGTGCTGGAATCCACTTATCAAATGAGTATCAATGTGCTGCTCCTTCGGACCAATGCGACTATGAGGTTGAGTACGCTGACCAAGGGTCTTCGCTGGGTGTGTTAGTCCGAGATCAGATTACCTTGCCGTACACCAATGGCTCTGTGGTACGCCCAAGGATAGGCTTTGG GTGTGGATATCATCAGAAGTATTTTGGTCTTAACTCTCCGCCATCGACAGCAGGAGTCCTTGGCCTTGGCAGGGGCATTGTAAGCTTTTTGTCCCAACTTCATGCTCTTGGTTTGATTCGAGATGTGGTTGGTCACTGCTTAAGTGTGAAAGGAGGAGGGTTTCTATTCTTTGGAGATGATCTCATTCCCTCTTCCGGAGTTGTTTGGATACCCATGTTTCCTAGTTCCTTGGA AAAACACTACAGTGCAGGGCCTGCCAAACTTTTATTCGATGGAAAGCTTACATCTATTAAGGATCTTGAACTTATCTTCGATAGTGGCAGCTCATACACATATTTGAATTCTGAAGCTTATCAAGCCACTGTTGATCTG GTAAGTAATGATTTAAAGAGACAGAAATTGGAAAGAGCCATTGATGATGACTCACTTCCGATTTGTTGGAAGGGTGCAAAGCCTTTTAAATCCCTAGGTGAAGTAAAGAGCTATTTCAAGCCCCTGGCATTGAGCTTCCAAAAAGCAAAGGATTTGCAGTTTCAGCTGCCACCAGAATCTTATCTAATTATTACT AAACATGGAAATGCATGCTTGGGGATTCTAGATGGCACTGAAGTAGGTCTCGAAAAACTTAACATCATAGGAG ACATCTCGCTGCAAGATAAGATCGTGATTTATGACAACGAGAATAAGAAAATCGGATGGGTGTCTGCCAACTGTGACAGGCTTAG tGTGAATCGTGAAGTTGAAGAAGGTTTTCCACGCCGATATGCTACTGATTCTGGCATCTTTTCTGATCGGTGCCCAGCAATCTATGGtacaacagaaaaataa